In one Agrobacterium tumefaciens genomic region, the following are encoded:
- a CDS encoding amino acid ABC transporter substrate-binding protein: MRLIRFCLIFLALANPACAAKLFLTTEVYPPYNMQAGDGSVRGVYIDQLKIVLEETGTDYEVAVMPWARAIAMATTQPMHCVFAAARTAEREKLFKWVSPIHSDRNILVARREADIDVSSLEDAKKYRVGTQRGDYTESLLERLGFPQVDVGADFQITLHKLRVGRIDLMPMSESTFKSLPADTFKEVITFTRQQLGLACNKSVPDAVIAKLQARLDRLIADGTQQRIFDRYNLVSP, encoded by the coding sequence ATGAGATTGATCCGCTTTTGTCTGATCTTTCTTGCTCTCGCCAATCCGGCCTGTGCGGCCAAGCTTTTCCTGACGACCGAGGTCTATCCGCCGTACAATATGCAGGCCGGCGACGGCAGCGTGCGGGGGGTTTATATCGACCAGCTCAAGATCGTGCTTGAGGAAACCGGCACGGATTACGAAGTCGCCGTCATGCCCTGGGCACGCGCAATCGCCATGGCAACGACGCAGCCCATGCATTGTGTCTTCGCGGCGGCAAGAACCGCCGAACGTGAAAAGCTCTTCAAATGGGTCTCGCCGATCCACAGCGACCGCAATATTCTTGTGGCGCGTCGCGAGGCGGATATCGATGTTTCAAGCCTTGAGGACGCCAAGAAATACCGGGTCGGCACCCAGCGCGGCGACTATACCGAAAGCCTTCTGGAAAGGCTCGGTTTCCCGCAGGTCGACGTCGGCGCGGACTTCCAGATCACGCTTCATAAGTTGAGAGTTGGAAGAATCGACCTGATGCCCATGTCGGAAAGCACCTTCAAAAGCCTGCCGGCAGATACATTCAAGGAAGTGATAACCTTCACGCGGCAACAGCTGGGTCTTGCATGCAATAAAAGCGTTCCCGACGCAGTGATCGCGAAATTGCAGGCCCGGCTGGACAGGCTGATCGCCGATGGAACACAGCAGCGCATATTCGACCGCTACAATCTCGTCAGCCCCTGA
- a CDS encoding GNAT family N-acetyltransferase, with amino-acid sequence MSSATLVLREAGSADLPGLLELYRALNPSDPQLTAQEARAAFTAMLGQPGLTVFLATEAGEPVATSTLLVVPNLTRAARPYALIENVVTLESHRGRGYGRAVVHHAIEAAFAANCYKVMLLTGRQRPEVHAFYESCGFVQNKTGFQIRQDSVGSKGR; translated from the coding sequence ATGTCTTCAGCAACCCTCGTCCTGCGCGAAGCCGGCTCCGCCGATCTGCCCGGCCTGCTTGAACTTTATCGGGCACTCAATCCGTCCGACCCGCAATTGACGGCACAAGAGGCAAGAGCCGCTTTCACCGCAATGCTCGGCCAACCCGGCCTTACCGTGTTTCTGGCAACGGAGGCCGGAGAACCGGTCGCGACTTCCACGCTTCTGGTCGTTCCGAACCTGACACGCGCCGCCCGCCCCTATGCCCTCATCGAAAACGTGGTGACGCTGGAAAGCCATCGCGGCCGCGGCTATGGCCGCGCGGTGGTGCACCATGCCATCGAGGCCGCCTTTGCCGCAAATTGCTACAAGGTGATGCTGCTGACCGGCCGCCAGCGTCCCGAGGTTCACGCCTTTTACGAAAGCTGCGGCTTTGTCCAGAACAAGACCGGTTTCCAGATCCGGCAGGACTCAGTCGGAAGCAAAGGGCGGTAA
- a CDS encoding MaoC family dehydratase produces MAPVATYAYEDFSAGREFPLGPQSISAEQIIAFASEFDPQPMHLSEEAGRQSILGGLAASGWHTCSLLMRMMADSYISDSTSQGSPGIDYVDWKKPVLAGDTLSGKSIVLEQRTSGSRPGIGLVRFRHELYNQRGILVSHGENTVMFRMRAADGGVAA; encoded by the coding sequence ATGGCGCCGGTCGCGACATATGCCTACGAAGATTTTTCCGCCGGGCGGGAATTTCCGCTTGGACCGCAATCGATTTCCGCGGAACAAATCATCGCTTTTGCCAGTGAGTTTGACCCCCAGCCCATGCATCTTTCGGAAGAGGCGGGCCGGCAGAGCATTCTCGGCGGACTGGCAGCTTCCGGCTGGCACACCTGCAGCCTGCTGATGCGGATGATGGCGGATAGCTACATCTCCGATTCCACCTCGCAGGGCAGCCCCGGCATTGATTATGTCGACTGGAAGAAACCGGTTCTGGCGGGAGATACGCTCTCTGGAAAGTCCATCGTGCTGGAACAGCGCACCTCTGGCTCCCGCCCCGGTATCGGCCTCGTGAGATTCCGTCACGAACTCTATAATCAACGCGGCATTCTGGTATCGCACGGAGAAAACACCGTGATGTTCCGCATGCGTGCCGCGGATGGAGGCGTTGCAGCATGA
- the ychF gene encoding redox-regulated ATPase YchF — MGFKCGIVGLPNVGKSTLFNALTKTAAAQAANYPFCTIEPNTGEVAVPDPRMQQLAAIAGSKEIIPTRISFVDIAGLVRGASKGEGLGNKFLANIREVDAVVHVLRCFEDDDITHVEGRINPVGDADTIETELMLADLESLERRVEQTRKRASSKDKESLAQLPVMEAVIALLNDGKPARLLLKTLAAEEIEILKGLNLLTSHPVLYVCNVSEADASSGNEHTEAVAVMAKQQGAECVIISAAIEAEVAQLPADEAEEFLSALGLTEAGLDRLIRAGYHLLDLITYFTVGPKETRAWTIVRGTKAPAAAGVIHTDFERGFIRAFTISFDDYIAYKGEVGAKEAGKGRDEGKEYVVQDGDVIHFRFNT; from the coding sequence ATGGGCTTCAAATGCGGTATCGTTGGATTGCCAAATGTCGGCAAGTCCACCCTCTTCAACGCGCTGACGAAAACGGCCGCCGCGCAGGCCGCCAACTATCCCTTCTGCACCATCGAGCCCAACACCGGCGAAGTGGCCGTGCCGGACCCGCGCATGCAGCAGCTTGCAGCCATCGCCGGATCCAAGGAAATCATTCCGACCCGCATTTCCTTCGTGGACATTGCCGGACTGGTGCGCGGCGCGTCGAAGGGTGAAGGTCTGGGCAACAAGTTCCTGGCCAATATCCGCGAAGTCGATGCCGTCGTGCACGTTCTGCGCTGCTTCGAGGACGACGATATCACCCATGTGGAAGGCCGCATCAATCCGGTCGGCGATGCCGACACGATCGAGACGGAGCTGATGCTCGCCGACCTCGAAAGCCTGGAACGCCGCGTCGAGCAGACCCGCAAGCGCGCCAGCAGCAAGGACAAGGAATCCCTCGCCCAGCTGCCTGTCATGGAAGCCGTCATCGCGCTGCTCAACGACGGAAAGCCGGCACGCCTGCTTTTGAAGACGCTGGCGGCCGAGGAGATCGAAATCCTCAAGGGCCTCAACCTTCTGACGTCGCACCCGGTGCTTTATGTCTGCAACGTCTCGGAAGCCGATGCATCCTCCGGCAACGAGCACACTGAGGCCGTCGCAGTGATGGCAAAGCAACAGGGCGCCGAATGCGTGATCATCTCGGCGGCGATCGAGGCCGAAGTCGCGCAGCTTCCCGCCGATGAAGCTGAGGAATTCCTCTCGGCGCTGGGGCTTACCGAAGCGGGTCTCGACCGGCTGATCCGCGCCGGCTATCACCTGCTCGACCTCATCACCTATTTCACCGTCGGCCCGAAGGAAACCCGCGCCTGGACGATCGTGCGCGGCACCAAGGCCCCCGCCGCCGCCGGCGTCATCCATACCGATTTCGAACGCGGCTTCATTCGCGCCTTCACCATCAGCTTTGACGACTACATCGCCTACAAGGGCGAAGTCGGCGCCAAGGAAGCCGGCAAGGGGCGCGACGAAGGCAAGGAATATGTCGTTCAGGACGGCGACGTCATCCATTTCCGCTTCAATACCTGA
- a CDS encoding adenine phosphoribosyltransferase: MTVIASELSAAIRSIPDYPKPGIIFRDITTLLGNPRAFRRAVDELVQPYAGTKIDKIAGMEARGFILGGAVAHQLSAGFVPIRKKGKLPHTTVRVAYSLEYGVDEMEMHVDAVQPGEKVILVDDLIATGGTAEGAVKLLRQMGAEIVSACFVIDLPDLGGRKKLEDLGVEVRTLVEFSGH, encoded by the coding sequence ATGACCGTTATCGCTTCGGAGCTTTCCGCTGCCATCCGCTCCATTCCCGACTATCCGAAGCCGGGCATCATCTTCCGGGACATCACGACGCTGCTCGGCAATCCGCGCGCTTTCCGCCGGGCGGTGGACGAGCTTGTGCAGCCCTATGCGGGCACGAAGATCGACAAGATCGCCGGCATGGAAGCACGCGGCTTCATTCTGGGCGGAGCGGTGGCGCATCAGCTTTCGGCCGGTTTCGTGCCGATCCGCAAGAAGGGCAAGCTGCCGCACACCACTGTGCGCGTCGCTTATAGCCTCGAATACGGCGTCGATGAAATGGAAATGCATGTGGATGCCGTGCAGCCCGGCGAGAAGGTCATTCTTGTCGATGACCTGATTGCGACCGGCGGCACCGCCGAAGGCGCGGTGAAGCTGTTGCGGCAGATGGGGGCGGAAATCGTTTCGGCCTGCTTCGTCATCGATCTGCCCGATCTCGGTGGGCGCAAGAAGCTGGAAGACCTCGGTGTAGAGGTGCGGACGCTGGTGGAATTTTCAGGCCATTGA
- a CDS encoding aminoacyl-tRNA hydrolase produces the protein MKIIAGLGNPGSQYAGNRHNIGFMAVDALQRLPSFSPWARKFKAEISEGEIGGEKVLLMKPLTYMNLSGESVGEAMRFFKLTPADIIAIHDELDLPAGRARIKTGGGHGGHNGLKSLDAHCGKEYRRLRLGIGHPGDKERVHGHVLGDFAKADRVWLEPLLDAIADNAAMLVKAEDSQLMNKLALATGSKPETEKPAKAAKPAAQSHIHQARNNAQPKKLPETGPMAEMLKRMFGKKD, from the coding sequence ATGAAGATCATCGCAGGACTCGGTAATCCCGGCTCGCAATATGCGGGAAACCGCCACAATATCGGTTTCATGGCCGTCGATGCGCTACAGCGCCTGCCCTCCTTCTCGCCCTGGGCGAGAAAGTTCAAGGCGGAGATTTCCGAAGGCGAGATCGGCGGCGAGAAAGTTCTGCTGATGAAGCCGCTCACCTATATGAACCTTTCCGGCGAATCCGTCGGGGAGGCCATGCGCTTCTTCAAGCTCACGCCGGCGGACATCATCGCCATCCATGACGAACTCGATCTCCCCGCCGGCCGCGCACGCATCAAGACCGGCGGTGGCCATGGCGGCCATAATGGCCTGAAATCGCTCGATGCCCATTGTGGCAAGGAATATCGCCGCCTGCGTCTCGGCATCGGCCATCCCGGCGACAAGGAGCGCGTGCATGGACATGTACTCGGCGATTTCGCCAAGGCCGACCGTGTCTGGCTGGAGCCGCTGCTGGACGCCATTGCCGACAATGCCGCCATGCTGGTGAAGGCGGAGGATTCGCAGCTGATGAACAAGCTGGCGCTGGCCACCGGCAGCAAGCCGGAAACGGAAAAACCTGCTAAGGCGGCCAAACCCGCGGCACAGTCCCACATCCATCAGGCGCGCAACAACGCCCAGCCGAAGAAGCTGCCTGAAACCGGACCCATGGCCGAAATGCTGAAGCGGATGTTCGGCAAGAAGGACTAG
- a CDS encoding MaoC family dehydratase, translating to MRLAELSPIGERVTLDTLHFSAEDIVRFARDFDPQPFHLDAEAAKESVFGALCASGWHTGAGWMKCFLSHWAKEVKRLKQQGLEPPKLGPSPGFRELKWKKPVFAGDDVTYFVTLLETRPLETRAGIWLNTTFNEGVNQSGETVLTFRSGVLEFE from the coding sequence ATGAGACTGGCAGAACTCTCTCCCATCGGCGAACGCGTCACCCTCGATACGCTGCATTTTTCCGCTGAAGACATCGTCCGTTTCGCCCGCGATTTCGATCCGCAGCCCTTTCATCTCGATGCCGAAGCAGCAAAGGAAAGCGTTTTCGGCGCGCTGTGCGCCTCCGGCTGGCACACCGGCGCGGGCTGGATGAAATGTTTTCTTTCCCATTGGGCGAAAGAGGTCAAAAGACTGAAGCAACAGGGTCTTGAACCGCCGAAACTTGGCCCCTCCCCCGGCTTTCGTGAACTGAAATGGAAGAAACCGGTATTTGCCGGCGACGATGTAACCTATTTCGTCACCCTGCTTGAAACCCGCCCACTGGAAACCCGCGCCGGCATCTGGCTCAACACCACTTTCAATGAGGGTGTGAACCAGTCGGGAGAGACCGTGCTGACCTTCCGCAGCGGGGTTCTGGAATTCGAATAG
- a CDS encoding class I SAM-dependent methyltransferase: protein MDDILEGYAAAATPELISRFDNLDCEEIYAPVIDLLPATPCRIADIGSGTGRDAAWFAAQGHDVLAVEPVEELREPGIRLHPSDRITWLDDALPELAKARRYGVFDLVALCGVWHHIDYGARQTAMQSLSEMTAMGGLLIMSLRHGPAPAGRRAFTISPAETIDHATRLGFTLIRQVDVGSIQAGNRALGVRWTWIALQKTS, encoded by the coding sequence ATGGATGATATTCTCGAAGGGTATGCTGCGGCAGCGACACCGGAGCTGATTTCCAGATTCGACAATCTGGACTGCGAGGAGATTTACGCACCCGTCATCGATCTCCTGCCAGCGACACCGTGCCGGATCGCGGATATCGGCAGCGGCACCGGGCGCGACGCCGCCTGGTTTGCCGCGCAGGGCCATGATGTTCTGGCCGTGGAGCCGGTTGAAGAGCTTCGTGAACCCGGCATTCGATTACATCCATCGGACAGAATAACGTGGCTGGATGACGCTTTGCCCGAATTGGCGAAGGCTCGCCGCTACGGCGTCTTCGATCTGGTTGCCCTGTGCGGCGTCTGGCACCACATCGATTACGGGGCGAGGCAGACGGCAATGCAAAGCCTCTCGGAAATGACGGCGATGGGCGGATTGCTGATCATGTCGCTGCGTCACGGCCCCGCACCCGCAGGCCGCCGCGCCTTCACCATTTCACCGGCCGAAACCATAGACCACGCCACCCGCCTCGGCTTCACCCTGATCCGACAGGTGGATGTTGGCTCTATTCAGGCGGGAAACCGCGCTCTGGGTGTTCGCTGGACATGGATCGCTCTGCAAAAGACCAGTTAA
- the petA gene encoding ubiquinol-cytochrome c reductase iron-sulfur subunit — translation MSEHVTNHDASGEPTRRDFLYLVTGMAGAVGAAAVAWPFIDQMRPDASTLALASIEVDVAAVEPGMSLTVKWRGKPIFIRNRTEKEIEEAKAVALGDLKDPVARNANIAADAQATDIDRSAGQGKENWIVMVGSCTHLGCVPLGQAGDFGGWFCPCHGSHYDTAGRIRKGPAPQNLAIPTFAFTSDTVIKIG, via the coding sequence GTGAGCGAGCACGTAACCAATCACGACGCCTCGGGTGAACCGACCCGTCGCGATTTTCTATATCTAGTAACCGGAATGGCGGGCGCCGTCGGTGCCGCCGCCGTCGCATGGCCCTTTATCGACCAGATGCGCCCAGACGCATCGACGCTGGCGCTCGCCTCCATCGAGGTGGATGTGGCGGCGGTCGAGCCGGGCATGTCACTCACCGTGAAGTGGCGCGGCAAGCCGATCTTCATCCGTAACCGCACGGAAAAGGAAATCGAGGAAGCCAAGGCCGTCGCTCTTGGTGATCTCAAGGATCCGGTGGCACGCAATGCCAATATTGCCGCAGACGCGCAGGCGACGGATATCGACCGTTCCGCCGGGCAGGGCAAGGAGAACTGGATCGTCATGGTCGGTTCCTGTACCCATCTCGGTTGTGTTCCGCTCGGCCAGGCCGGCGATTTCGGCGGGTGGTTCTGTCCCTGCCATGGCTCGCACTACGATACGGCGGGCCGCATACGTAAGGGTCCGGCGCCGCAGAACCTCGCCATCCCGACATTTGCATTCACATCCGATACCGTGATCAAGATCGGATAA
- the clpS gene encoding ATP-dependent Clp protease adapter ClpS → MSDSPVDLKPKPKVKPKLERPKLYKVILLNDDYTPREFVTVVLKAVFRMSEDTGHRVMMTAHRFGSAVVVVCERDIAETKAKEATDLGKEAGFPLMFTTEPEE, encoded by the coding sequence ATGAGTGACAGTCCTGTCGATCTCAAACCGAAACCGAAAGTCAAACCGAAGCTGGAACGGCCGAAACTTTACAAGGTCATCCTGCTGAATGACGATTATACGCCGCGCGAATTCGTAACCGTGGTGCTGAAAGCCGTGTTCCGCATGAGCGAGGACACCGGCCACCGCGTCATGATGACGGCGCATCGCTTCGGCAGCGCGGTCGTCGTCGTCTGCGAGCGCGATATTGCCGAGACAAAGGCCAAGGAGGCGACCGATCTTGGCAAGGAGGCGGGTTTTCCGCTGATGTTCACCACCGAACCGGAGGAGTGA
- a CDS encoding cytochrome b — protein MSGHSSYQPSTGIERWIDSRLPLPRLIYDSFVAYPVPRNLNYAYTFGAMLSVMLIVQILTGVVLAMHYAAETTVAFNSVEKIMRDVNHGWLLRYMHANGASFFFIAVYLHIARGLYYGSYKAPREILWILGCVIYLLMMATGFMGYVLPWGQMSFWGATVITGFFTAFPLVGEWIQQFLLGGFAVDNPTLNRFFALHYLLPFMIAGVVILHIWALHVTGQTNPTGVEVKSKTDTVPFTPYATLKDALGVSVFLIAYAWFIFYMPNFLGHPDNYIMADPLKTPAHIVPEWYYLPFYAMLRAVTVNIGPIDSKLGGVLVMFGAIIVLFFLPWLDTSKVRSAVYRPWYKMFFWLFVVNAIVLGWLGSRPAEGSGLIGLIFGGDIKGNYVGFSQLGTFYYFGFFLVIMPILGLVETPRRIPNSITEAVLEKNAAKKGAAPAAAQI, from the coding sequence ATGAGTGGCCATTCCAGTTATCAGCCGTCCACCGGCATCGAGAGGTGGATCGATTCGCGGCTTCCCTTGCCGCGCTTGATCTATGACAGCTTCGTTGCCTATCCTGTCCCGCGTAACCTGAACTACGCCTATACCTTCGGTGCGATGCTTTCGGTGATGCTGATCGTGCAGATCCTCACCGGCGTCGTGCTTGCCATGCATTATGCTGCGGAAACGACGGTTGCCTTCAATTCCGTCGAAAAGATCATGCGTGACGTCAATCATGGCTGGCTGCTGCGCTACATGCATGCCAACGGTGCATCCTTCTTCTTCATCGCGGTTTACCTGCACATCGCCCGTGGCCTCTATTACGGCTCCTACAAGGCGCCGCGCGAAATCCTCTGGATTCTCGGCTGCGTGATCTATCTTTTGATGATGGCGACGGGTTTCATGGGCTACGTTCTGCCCTGGGGCCAGATGTCCTTCTGGGGCGCCACCGTCATCACCGGCTTCTTCACGGCTTTCCCGCTCGTGGGTGAATGGATCCAGCAGTTCCTGCTCGGCGGCTTTGCGGTGGACAATCCGACGCTCAACCGCTTCTTTGCGCTGCATTACCTGCTGCCCTTCATGATCGCGGGTGTCGTCATCCTGCACATCTGGGCGCTGCATGTGACCGGCCAGACCAACCCGACCGGTGTGGAAGTGAAGAGCAAGACCGACACGGTTCCCTTCACGCCCTATGCGACGCTGAAGGATGCGCTCGGCGTTTCGGTGTTCCTGATCGCTTATGCGTGGTTCATCTTCTACATGCCGAACTTCCTCGGCCACCCTGATAACTACATCATGGCGGACCCGCTGAAGACGCCGGCGCATATCGTGCCGGAATGGTATTACCTGCCGTTCTACGCGATGCTGCGCGCCGTTACCGTCAACATCGGGCCGATCGATTCCAAGCTCGGTGGCGTTCTCGTGATGTTCGGCGCGATCATCGTGCTGTTCTTCCTGCCCTGGCTCGATACGTCGAAGGTTCGCTCCGCCGTCTATCGTCCCTGGTACAAGATGTTCTTCTGGCTGTTCGTGGTCAACGCCATCGTGCTCGGCTGGCTGGGTTCGCGCCCTGCGGAAGGTAGCGGCCTGATCGGCCTGATATTCGGAGGCGATATCAAAGGTAACTACGTCGGCTTTTCCCAGCTCGGTACGTTCTATTATTTCGGGTTCTTCCTCGTCATCATGCCGATCCTCGGTCTGGTCGAAACGCCGCGGCGTATTCCGAATTCGATTACCGAGGCCGTTCTTGAAAAGAACGCCGCCAAGAAGGGTGCCGCGCCAGCGGCTGCCCAGATCTGA
- a CDS encoding ABC transporter ATP-binding protein encodes MERFAPIFISPTLPKYNLFPKARRLFPQRESAYIRIMVITRIFEFFENWIKPFARKDDLRPPENTFAFIWFYISQAKAPFFAMLVLGGLTAAIEAALFWFVGRLVDILSTVKPDEGWAGLLAAHGGELVGMLVLIGVVRFIVTMITALVDQQIITPGFYNLVRWQSYMHVARQSLTFFQNDFSGRIVTKVWSGGQAAGDLVTSLMESVWFVGIYSVSMLFLIGGLDWRLALVVLVWVLIFSALARYFVPRIRYHSKETAEAASMLSGRMVDAYSNIQTLRLFGRDDANDRYMRQGFDIFQNATMTFTRFITGVRASMALLSGVMITSMAALCIDLWLSGRISSGAVAFTLALVLRLNFLLGRLMTQFNGIMRNFGTVQNAAELISQPIGLVDAPDATVLEVKKPSIRFENVSFHYGRANGVIDHLNLDIKAGEKVGIVGRSGAGKSTLVNLILRFYDVEKGRILIDGQDIAGVTQESLRAHIGMVTQDTSLLHRSIRDNIMFGRTDATEAQLLEATRRAKADDFIARLVDQRGRLGFDAHVGERGVKLSGGQRQRIAIARVMLKDAPILVLDEATSALDSEVEAAIQSNLDELMHGKTVLAIAHRLSTIAALDRLIVMDQGRIVEQGNHSDLVSKGGLYSELWARQSGGFLAADEAAQ; translated from the coding sequence GTGGAACGTTTCGCGCCCATTTTCATTTCCCCAACGTTACCGAAATATAATCTCTTCCCCAAGGCTCGGCGGCTGTTCCCTCAACGGGAATCCGCCTATATCCGGATCATGGTCATTACGCGCATCTTCGAGTTCTTCGAGAACTGGATCAAGCCCTTCGCCCGAAAGGACGATCTGCGGCCGCCTGAAAACACATTCGCCTTCATCTGGTTCTATATTTCTCAGGCCAAGGCGCCGTTTTTCGCGATGCTGGTGCTGGGCGGGCTAACGGCGGCCATTGAGGCGGCGCTGTTCTGGTTCGTCGGGCGGCTGGTGGATATTCTCTCGACCGTGAAGCCGGATGAAGGCTGGGCCGGCCTGCTTGCCGCCCATGGCGGCGAACTTGTCGGCATGCTGGTGTTGATCGGCGTCGTGCGTTTCATCGTCACGATGATCACCGCGCTGGTGGACCAGCAGATCATTACACCCGGTTTTTACAATCTGGTGCGCTGGCAATCCTACATGCATGTGGCGCGGCAATCGCTGACCTTCTTCCAGAACGATTTTTCCGGCCGCATCGTCACCAAGGTTTGGTCGGGCGGGCAGGCGGCGGGTGATCTTGTCACCTCGCTGATGGAAAGCGTCTGGTTCGTCGGGATTTATTCCGTTTCGATGCTGTTTCTGATCGGCGGGCTGGACTGGCGGCTTGCGCTTGTCGTGCTTGTGTGGGTGCTGATCTTTTCGGCGCTGGCGCGTTATTTCGTGCCGCGCATTCGCTACCATTCGAAAGAGACGGCGGAAGCCGCCTCCATGCTCTCCGGCCGCATGGTGGACGCCTACAGCAATATCCAGACACTCAGGCTGTTCGGGCGCGACGACGCCAATGACCGCTACATGCGGCAGGGCTTCGATATTTTCCAGAACGCCACCATGACGTTTACGCGGTTCATCACCGGCGTGCGCGCCTCCATGGCGCTGCTGTCGGGCGTGATGATCACGTCAATGGCCGCCCTCTGCATCGACCTGTGGCTGTCCGGCAGGATCAGTTCCGGTGCGGTTGCCTTTACGCTGGCTCTGGTGCTGCGCCTCAATTTCCTGCTCGGGCGGTTGATGACGCAGTTCAACGGCATCATGCGCAATTTCGGCACGGTGCAGAATGCCGCGGAGCTGATTTCGCAGCCGATCGGTCTCGTGGACGCGCCGGATGCGACGGTGCTGGAAGTGAAGAAGCCGAGCATTCGCTTTGAGAATGTCAGCTTCCATTACGGGCGGGCGAATGGCGTCATCGATCATCTCAATCTCGATATCAAGGCGGGGGAAAAGGTCGGCATCGTCGGGCGCTCCGGCGCTGGCAAATCCACCCTCGTCAACCTGATTCTGCGGTTTTACGATGTCGAGAAAGGCCGCATCCTGATTGACGGGCAGGATATCGCCGGAGTGACGCAGGAATCGCTGCGCGCCCATATTGGCATGGTCACGCAGGATACGTCGCTGCTGCACCGTTCCATCCGCGACAACATCATGTTCGGCCGCACCGACGCCACCGAAGCGCAATTGCTGGAGGCGACGCGCCGGGCAAAGGCGGATGATTTCATCGCCAGGCTGGTGGACCAGCGCGGCCGCTTGGGCTTCGACGCGCATGTCGGCGAGCGCGGGGTGAAACTGTCCGGCGGCCAGCGGCAGCGCATCGCCATTGCCCGCGTGATGCTGAAGGACGCGCCTATTCTCGTCCTCGACGAGGCAACCTCGGCACTCGATTCTGAGGTGGAAGCCGCGATCCAGAGCAATCTCGACGAATTGATGCATGGCAAGACGGTGCTGGCCATCGCCCACCGGCTATCGACGATCGCCGCTCTCGACCGGCTGATCGTGATGGATCAGGGCCGGATCGTGGAACAGGGCAACCATTCCGATCTGGTCTCGAAGGGCGGTCTATATTCGGAGCTTTGGGCACGGCAGTCGGGCGGTTTTCTTGCCGCCGATGAGGCCGCCCAATAA
- a CDS encoding cytochrome c1: MKTLLTSIALIAAIGCSAAAFAAEESHDLATKTEHAIAGGHFPVIKPEEQSWSFAGPFGKYDKGQLQRGLKVYKEVCSACHSMSLVSFRTLGDLGYSEEQVKAFAAEYEVQDGPNAEGEMYNRKAVPSDHFPSPFPNHEAAAAANGGAAPPDMSLLAKARGVERGFPQFIIDMIPIIGGYQEGGPDYIHALLTGYQDAPAGVEVSEGTHFNPYFVSAVALKMAPPISADQVTYDDGAPQTVDQYSKDVSAFLMWAAEPHLEQRKRTGFMVMVFLFIFTALIYLTKKSVYARKEH, encoded by the coding sequence ATGAAGACGCTTCTCACGAGCATCGCGCTTATCGCCGCCATTGGCTGTTCCGCCGCCGCTTTTGCGGCGGAGGAGAGCCATGATCTCGCCACCAAGACGGAACACGCGATTGCCGGCGGTCACTTCCCGGTCATCAAGCCCGAGGAGCAGAGCTGGTCCTTTGCCGGACCTTTCGGCAAATACGACAAGGGCCAGCTGCAGCGTGGCCTCAAGGTCTACAAGGAAGTCTGCTCCGCCTGCCATTCGATGAGCCTTGTTTCTTTCCGCACGCTCGGGGATCTCGGTTATTCGGAAGAGCAGGTGAAGGCTTTCGCCGCTGAATATGAAGTGCAGGACGGGCCGAATGCCGAAGGCGAAATGTATAATCGCAAGGCCGTGCCTTCCGATCATTTCCCCTCGCCGTTCCCGAACCATGAGGCGGCAGCCGCCGCCAATGGCGGAGCCGCCCCGCCCGACATGTCGCTGCTTGCCAAGGCACGCGGTGTTGAACGCGGGTTCCCGCAATTCATCATCGACATGATCCCCATTATCGGCGGTTATCAGGAAGGCGGCCCGGATTACATCCATGCGCTGCTGACCGGATATCAGGATGCACCTGCCGGCGTTGAAGTGTCGGAAGGCACGCATTTCAACCCGTATTTCGTCAGCGCCGTGGCGCTGAAGATGGCGCCGCCGATCAGTGCCGATCAGGTCACCTATGATGACGGTGCGCCGCAGACCGTGGATCAATATTCCAAGGACGTGTCGGCATTCCTGATGTGGGCCGCAGAGCCGCATCTGGAACAGCGCAAGCGCACCGGCTTCATGGTCATGGTGTTCCTGTTCATCTTCACGGCGCTGATCTATCTCACCAAGAAATCGGTCTACGCCCGCAAGGAACATTGA